Within Chelatococcus sp. HY11, the genomic segment TCGATGCATTCTTGCGAGGGCGCCCTACGGGCAGGCGGGGACGCGGAGCTTCTGGAGACTTAGGCATTTTGAACAGCCGTTCCACGGGAACATCGAGTGCCCCAGCGAGGCGATCCACGATCTCCAGGGTCGGGTTTTCCGTATTGCGCTCGATGCTGCCGAAGTAAGCACGGTCAATGCCAGCATCGACCGCGAGCTTCTCCTGCGACAAGCCGCGCTCCACCCTGAGCTCACTCACATTCCACGCCAAAAGATCCCGCGCCTTCATAGCGCGAGAGCAGCATTGCCACGCCTATTAAACCACCGGATATAGACACACTATTATGAGATCGGTGCACAGCGAGATTAGGAAAATCCACCATGTCACACGTTCACGCTGAACAGTTTTTGCTAGACGACGCTCCCTCCCTCGCAGAGGCCGAGCCTGCCCGGCGGCACCGGCCCAACCGATCGCTAAGAACGATCCGGCGCACGGGTATAGCCCTCGCCACTTGTGTCGGTTCAATCGTGAGTCTTTATCATCCGGCAAAGGCGCAGACGTTCGAGGAAACCGCCGTGTTCATCCTGTCGATGGCCGGGTGGGACCGCATGCAGGATGTGGCCGCCGGCATCGTGTTGAAGGATAATGATATGGATGTCCGCGCGACCTTCGACAAACAAACATGTTCGGCCACACTCGATATGCAGGTTAGGCGCTCGATTTATGGCCCCGAAAATCAAACGGTGGTGACCGTGAACTTCGGACGCGTCAATCCAGCCTCGATCGTGCGCAAGCCGTTCCGCTTGCCGGCGCAGACCCGATACGAGACGGACGCGTATTTTATAAGCTTCGTGATGTCATCGGGTGACGGCCAACGCCTCTGTGAGCGCATGACGATCGTCGAGGGCAAGGAAATTCCGCCAATCCCCGGCCGCGCTATCGAATGTGACTCGACCGTCGAGTTTCGTGCCAAGCCCGACAAGGCGCCACGCATGGAAGCCGCCCTGAACCACCTGTTCACCAATTACTGCACCGGCATGCGACGCGCATTCTAGCCACGGACCAGACTGGTCACCCGGCTCGCGGACAGGCTCGCTTCCCGTTCCCGCGCTGCGCTCCAACACACAGATCTGCTAACGCCGCGTGATCGACGCCCATGGTGCACGATCCCGGCCGGATTGACGTGCTCACGACAGGTTACGGCGAGGGCATCAGCCGTTGCGGCATGGACCCTCAGCATTCAGCTCCTATTGGCTCCACCCCTCCCGCTCACGCCGATCCCAACTACCGGCGACGGCGAAGCCGGGCCTTCTGAGCCTGCTTAGGCGCCGGACCATCCCTCTCGCACTCCTCATCATCCCTCCCAAAAGGCTCATCATCATGGCTCAGCCGAAGCTCCAGTCCGACCGTCCCTGGTCGTCCATCCCCTTCATTCGCAAGCCCATTGGATTCGTCCTGCTGCTGCTTTTCCTCTGGCCGGTGGCGCTCATCATCATGTGGACGGGGGATCTCTATTACCGGCACAAGGGCGTTGTGTATCTGCGCAGTCGCCTGTTCAAGATCGGCTGGACCATCGCGCTTCCCCTCTATGGCATCTTCATGCTGGCGAAGGTGTTCGGGACAGCCGGTCCGATCACGGTGGGGGATCTGCCCCGCTGCGTGGACTCCGCCATCAAGGACAAGGCGGAGGAGCTCGTGCGCAAGGCCGCCCGCTACAATATCATCAGCTTCGAGGTCAAGGACGTCGAGTATCACCCCGAGCGTGGCGTGCGGATATGCGGCTACCAGGCCGTCAGCGCGCTCATGGGCAATGAGGGCCTGTTCACGGTGACCTGGACGGATAAATCGCGCGGCCGCTATATCATCGAGTTCTGACACCCACCGCGCTCGTACGCTTCAGCTGAAGGCCGGCTGTCGCAATCAGATAGTGGGCCTTTATCGCATGACGATCAGAGGGTCGCATCGGCCCCGGCAAGGCGACCCTTCGTAACGCGCAATCGCTTCCGTGCGAAACCATACGGGGCATTGTCGCGACATGAGGCTTCACCTCGCAGGAGGCTCGTCAAAGAGCGACGCGATCGCGCAGGACCTGCGATGACCAGTTTGTCGACGTTGGCCGTCGCGGCCCAATGGCAGCCCAAAGCATAGCCTGAGCTCATTGCCGTACATGAGGCCTTCAATCACGGCTTGGACCACGGAATTATCCGGCCAGGTCGGTTGGCTTGGACCCCTGCTCGCTGCCTACGGCGGGAGCCAGGCATGAGCTCAGCCCTGGTCACGTCATCGGGATCCTCGCCGCCTTGACGTCCAGACCGATCAGCAATCGTCTGAACTTTCCACCGTCCACGACAATCCAAAACACCACCCGTGCCCCGCGCGAGCCGAACGCGTGCGCGCGCCCCACACCTAGCGAGATTCGAAACAAT encodes:
- a CDS encoding helix-turn-helix transcriptional regulator: MKARDLLAWNVSELRVERGLSQEKLAVDAGIDRAYFGSIERNTENPTLEIVDRLAGALDVPVERLFKMPKSPEAPRPRLPVGRPRKNASRS